One region of Nostoc sp. UHCC 0302 genomic DNA includes:
- a CDS encoding DUF4352 domain-containing protein has protein sequence MNKFKYLSIAAFLLIISACTPSEKAKLEPSSSQANTADTTKIELVSKAVNGKVNRKGWEVSVTGVKYAGQKIQGKYTTHEAAEVWTVVSVTVKNTSAKRQRNDDALLLLAFPKLVDSKGNEYDSKDKEIKYDTDLLSKPFSPGEARSEDFLFDTPKGIKVDKLIIQDENFKSISLKL, from the coding sequence ATGAATAAATTTAAATACTTATCTATTGCAGCATTCTTACTTATCATTTCAGCCTGTACACCTTCGGAAAAAGCAAAATTAGAGCCTTCATCATCTCAAGCAAATACTGCCGATACAACTAAGATTGAACTAGTTTCAAAAGCAGTTAACGGTAAAGTTAATCGCAAAGGTTGGGAAGTTAGCGTTACAGGTGTTAAATATGCAGGACAAAAAATTCAAGGAAAGTACACGACACATGAAGCAGCTGAAGTTTGGACAGTGGTTTCTGTAACTGTTAAAAATACAAGTGCCAAAAGACAACGAAATGATGACGCATTGTTATTGCTTGCATTCCCAAAATTAGTTGACTCAAAAGGCAACGAATACGATAGTAAAGATAAGGAGATAAAATATGATACTGATTTGTTAAGTAAACCTTTCTCTCCAGGTGAAGCTCGTTCTGAAGATTTCCTGTTTGACACACCTAAAGGTATTAAGGTAGATAAACTTATAATTCAAGATGAAAATTTTAAATCTATCTCTTTAAAACTTTAA
- a CDS encoding DUF433 domain-containing protein, which translates to MMSQSAIITASPDVMSGTPVFAGTRVPVQTLLDYLKAGESIDDFLDGFPTVKREQVIAFLEAAQAQILKLVA; encoded by the coding sequence ATAATGAGTCAGTCAGCAATCATTACCGCATCGCCAGATGTGATGAGTGGTACGCCAGTCTTCGCAGGAACGCGAGTACCTGTGCAAACCCTGCTGGATTATTTAAAGGCGGGAGAGTCCATTGATGATTTTCTAGACGGATTTCCCACAGTCAAGCGAGAACAGGTGATTGCTTTTCTGGAAGCCGCACAAGCGCAGATCCTGAAGCTGGTTGCATAG
- a CDS encoding ParA family protein: MSSQKKIVTITGYKGGVGKSTTAVHLATFFSELGKTVLVDGDQNRTALAWSKRGSFPFPAVDERQALKVIADAQFVVIDTPARPDSDDLKELAKGCDLLILPTKPDIVSLEPMLLMVKDLGEANYRCLLTIVPPYPSKEGETLRQDLLNGGIPVFGAMIRRTVGFEKAAMAGVPIRDVDDSRLKTAWADYIALGKEVMEILK, encoded by the coding sequence ATGTCAAGTCAAAAGAAAATTGTTACTATCACTGGGTACAAGGGAGGGGTGGGCAAAAGCACTACAGCAGTGCATCTTGCAACCTTCTTTAGTGAACTAGGTAAAACAGTTCTTGTAGATGGCGACCAGAACCGTACCGCCCTGGCGTGGTCAAAACGCGGGTCATTCCCCTTTCCTGCGGTGGACGAACGCCAAGCCCTCAAAGTAATTGCTGATGCTCAATTTGTGGTCATCGACACCCCAGCAAGACCTGACTCAGATGATTTAAAGGAATTAGCCAAGGGCTGCGACCTTCTAATACTGCCGACAAAGCCCGACATCGTAAGCCTTGAGCCAATGCTTTTGATGGTAAAAGATTTGGGAGAGGCAAACTATCGCTGCTTGCTGACTATTGTTCCTCCCTATCCCAGCAAGGAAGGTGAAACACTGCGTCAGGATTTGTTGAATGGAGGCATCCCCGTATTTGGGGCAATGATCCGGCGTACTGTCGGCTTTGAGAAAGCAGCAATGGCTGGTGTCCCCATTCGGGATGTTGATGACTCACGTTTAAAAACAGCTTGGGCTGATTACATCGCCCTCGGCAAAGAAGTTATGGAGATTTTGAAATGA
- a CDS encoding mCpol domain-containing protein, translated as MSENLLICIGDGDNIGDVIDFYLLSENLAEASKFSFQVKAAIEKIAEFAQNEMNASLVYVAGDDICFTVQANLNILSNLVCYSNFFLKTTGKTMSFGVGQTSVEALVSLRKAKVSGKGRVINFRGGDN; from the coding sequence GTGTCTGAAAATTTACTTATTTGTATAGGTGATGGCGACAATATAGGCGATGTAATTGATTTTTACTTACTATCAGAGAATCTTGCAGAAGCTAGTAAATTTTCATTTCAAGTAAAGGCAGCTATAGAGAAAATAGCGGAGTTTGCTCAAAATGAAATGAATGCTTCCTTAGTTTATGTAGCTGGTGACGATATATGCTTCACGGTTCAAGCAAATCTTAATATCTTAAGCAACTTAGTTTGCTACTCCAATTTCTTTTTAAAAACCACCGGTAAAACCATGTCATTTGGTGTAGGTCAAACATCAGTTGAAGCACTAGTTTCTTTGAGAAAAGCAAAGGTATCTGGCAAAGGTCGTGTGATCAATTTTAGAGGCGGTGACAATTGA
- a CDS encoding type II toxin-antitoxin system VapC family toxin, producing the protein MSLRFLLDTNILSEPARPIPNANVLHQLDIYKSEVAVSSVVVHELLYGCLRLPESKRREYLRNYIYESVLNLPVFDYDLKAAQWHAQERARLSQIGKTPAFVDGQIASIAFCNNLILVTNNISDFEFFNGLNVENWFVSKGEG; encoded by the coding sequence ATGAGTTTACGATTTTTACTTGATACTAACATTCTTTCAGAGCCAGCACGTCCTATTCCTAATGCCAATGTTTTACACCAACTAGATATTTATAAGTCAGAAGTGGCTGTTTCTAGTGTTGTTGTTCATGAACTTCTATATGGTTGTTTGCGGTTGCCAGAATCTAAGCGGCGAGAGTATCTTAGAAATTATATTTATGAGTCGGTCTTAAATTTACCAGTATTTGATTATGATTTAAAGGCAGCACAATGGCACGCCCAAGAAAGGGCTAGATTATCCCAGATTGGTAAAACTCCTGCTTTTGTAGATGGTCAAATTGCGAGTATTGCTTTCTGTAATAATTTAATTTTGGTAACTAATAATATTTCGGATTTTGAGTTTTTTAATGGTTTAAACGTTGAAAATTGGTTTGTTAGTAAAGGTGAAGGCTAA
- a CDS encoding DUF5615 family PIN-like protein, producing the protein MNILIDECIDRRLARQLSNHIVKTVPQMGWAGIKDGELLRLAEIEFDVFITVDRNLPFQQNLAVLDLAVLVLQVPSNRLADIQLLLPKILAIVDTAPKGTATVVSE; encoded by the coding sequence GTGAATATTTTGATTGACGAGTGTATTGACCGAAGACTGGCAAGGCAGTTGTCAAACCATATAGTGAAAACCGTGCCACAGATGGGTTGGGCTGGCATCAAAGATGGAGAACTTTTGCGTTTAGCCGAAATTGAATTTGATGTATTTATTACGGTGGATCGCAATCTGCCGTTTCAGCAAAATTTGGCAGTTCTAGATTTAGCTGTTTTGGTATTGCAAGTGCCATCGAATCGATTAGCAGATATTCAACTGCTGCTCCCTAAAATTTTGGCAATTGTTGACACCGCACCAAAGGGTACAGCAACGGTGGTGAGTGAATAA
- a CDS encoding site-specific integrase: MKINRFGRAEILTPDQINVLFTEGFVNPRDRALFGVCLYAACRINEACTLAVKDVFGSNGVRGVLVLRSVNTKGKRDTREIQVHPKLRQYLEEYNPNRRKEFLFPGRHGLLHIHKVSADKILRDTCVRLGIEGVSTHSFRRTALTRMSDAGIPLRHIQEISGHRTLAALERYLGVTEKQKQNAISALDF; this comes from the coding sequence ATGAAAATAAACCGCTTCGGCAGGGCAGAAATCCTTACCCCTGACCAAATTAATGTCCTATTTACTGAGGGCTTTGTCAACCCACGTGATCGCGCTTTATTCGGCGTGTGCCTTTATGCTGCCTGCCGGATCAACGAAGCCTGCACTTTGGCAGTGAAAGATGTGTTTGGCAGCAACGGGGTCAGAGGCGTGTTAGTGCTACGCAGTGTCAACACCAAAGGCAAGCGAGACACCAGGGAAATCCAAGTGCATCCCAAGCTAAGGCAGTATTTAGAAGAGTACAACCCCAACCGCCGCAAGGAGTTCTTGTTTCCTGGTCGGCATGGGTTGTTACATATCCACAAGGTCAGCGCTGACAAAATCCTTAGAGATACCTGTGTGCGGCTGGGCATTGAGGGCGTTAGTACCCATAGTTTCAGGAGGACTGCGTTAACCAGGATGAGCGATGCCGGGATACCGTTGCGCCACATACAAGAGATATCGGGGCATCGGACTTTGGCGGCTTTGGAGCGATATCTGGGTGTAACTGAAAAGCAGAAGCAGAACGCGATCTCAGCTTTGGACTTTTGA